One Chlamydia sp. DNA window includes the following coding sequences:
- a CDS encoding bifunctional UDP-N-acetylmuramate--L-alanine ligase/D-alanine--D-alanine ligase yields MKSLVYHFIGIGGIGMSALAHILLDRGYRVSGSDLFESKVIEKLKKKGAKFCLGHQQENVPEGAEVIYSSGIAKTNPEFLSAQSRGCRLIHRAELLSELARDQNSIFVTGSHGKTTVSSLITAILQEAGKTPSFAIGGLNKEGINGGAGSEYFVAEADESDGSIRNYLPEFSVITNVDDEHLSNFGGDRERLLASLKEFSCKTARICWYNGDCPRLCSCLKGNTFGFSASCDLRILSYRQEGWRVYFTARYREVEYSDIELQLIGEHNVMNAAAAMGIALSLGIDECSIRNALQGFWGVQRRLQRKNFSERFLFLEDYAHHPSEITCTLRAVRSAVGQRRIMAICQPHRFSRLKECIESFPSAFKSADEVVLTEVYSAGEEREEVSYQELAQAISRESLVRCHYVPYKSLKCFLEKRIRVHDVCVALGAGDIVALGESLRDFEPKKLSLGIICGGKSCEHEISILSAQNLAKCLPSTFYDVSYFLVARDGLWHSISSFASSEGDGKSVFSSEIAEKLEKIDVILPILHGPYGEDGAMQGFLETIGKPYTGPSVAFSALAMNKVLTKRFMSDLGVPVVPYLPLTLMGWKQEQEKCLTRITDAFSFPMFVKAVHLGSSIGIFEVHDIFELRDAINEAFARNEDVFIEENRLGCREIEVSFLGDGAGVFFVAGMHERRGSGGFIDYQEKYGLGGRPSAQIVFDVDLPENTQKQLLEAAEKVYRLLGGKGFCRIDFFVDDEGSFWLSEMNPIPGMTGASPFLTAFIRKGWSHEQIAHQLIIDGLQRFDQRQRLISTSFVDQAFAVR; encoded by the coding sequence ATGAAAAGCTTGGTTTACCACTTTATTGGCATTGGTGGGATAGGAATGAGTGCTTTGGCACATATTCTTCTCGATCGAGGATATAGAGTCTCTGGGAGTGATCTCTTTGAAAGCAAAGTGATAGAAAAGTTAAAAAAGAAGGGGGCGAAGTTTTGTTTAGGGCACCAGCAAGAGAATGTTCCTGAAGGAGCAGAAGTTATATACAGTTCTGGGATTGCTAAAACAAATCCTGAATTCCTATCTGCGCAAAGTAGAGGATGTCGTCTTATTCATAGAGCAGAGTTGTTGTCGGAACTTGCTCGAGATCAAAATTCCATTTTTGTTACAGGAAGCCATGGAAAGACCACCGTTTCTTCCTTGATTACGGCAATCTTACAAGAAGCTGGAAAGACTCCTTCTTTTGCGATAGGCGGTTTAAATAAAGAAGGGATAAATGGCGGTGCAGGCTCCGAATATTTTGTTGCTGAGGCTGATGAGAGCGATGGGTCTATTCGGAATTATCTTCCAGAATTTTCTGTAATTACCAATGTAGATGATGAGCATCTATCTAACTTTGGAGGAGATCGGGAGCGATTATTGGCTTCTTTGAAGGAGTTTTCTTGTAAAACCGCTCGAATCTGTTGGTACAATGGGGATTGTCCACGACTGTGTTCGTGTTTGAAAGGAAATACATTTGGATTTTCTGCTTCTTGTGATTTACGCATACTGTCTTATCGTCAAGAGGGATGGAGAGTGTATTTTACTGCGAGGTATCGTGAAGTAGAGTATTCGGATATAGAACTGCAGCTGATTGGTGAGCATAATGTCATGAATGCTGCCGCTGCTATGGGGATTGCTTTGTCATTAGGAATAGACGAATGTTCTATTAGAAATGCTTTGCAAGGATTTTGGGGAGTACAACGGCGATTACAGAGAAAGAACTTCTCCGAAAGATTTCTATTCTTGGAGGATTATGCGCATCATCCTTCGGAAATCACATGTACATTGCGTGCTGTGCGTAGTGCTGTAGGGCAGCGTCGTATTATGGCTATTTGTCAGCCGCATCGTTTTTCCCGGTTGAAAGAATGTATTGAAAGTTTCCCGTCAGCTTTTAAAAGTGCTGATGAAGTGGTATTGACAGAGGTATACAGCGCAGGAGAAGAGAGAGAAGAGGTCTCTTATCAAGAACTTGCTCAGGCCATTAGTCGAGAGTCTCTAGTCAGATGTCATTATGTTCCCTACAAAAGTCTGAAGTGTTTTTTAGAGAAGCGCATTCGTGTGCATGATGTTTGTGTAGCTTTAGGAGCCGGTGATATTGTAGCTTTAGGGGAAAGTTTACGGGATTTTGAACCGAAAAAGCTTTCTTTAGGGATTATTTGTGGAGGGAAATCTTGTGAACACGAGATTTCCATTCTATCTGCTCAAAATTTGGCAAAATGTCTTCCTTCTACTTTTTATGATGTTAGTTATTTTTTAGTTGCTAGAGATGGGTTGTGGCATAGTATTTCTTCCTTTGCATCTTCAGAAGGGGACGGGAAATCAGTCTTTTCTTCTGAAATAGCAGAGAAATTAGAAAAGATTGATGTGATTCTACCGATATTACATGGCCCTTATGGTGAGGATGGGGCTATGCAAGGTTTTTTAGAGACAATAGGGAAGCCATATACAGGCCCTTCTGTAGCTTTTTCTGCTTTAGCAATGAACAAAGTGCTTACTAAGCGTTTTATGAGTGACTTAGGAGTTCCTGTCGTTCCGTATTTACCGCTCACATTAATGGGGTGGAAGCAAGAACAAGAGAAGTGCTTGACTCGGATAACAGATGCCTTTTCTTTCCCAATGTTTGTTAAAGCTGTCCATTTAGGATCTAGTATTGGAATCTTTGAAGTTCATGATATTTTTGAGCTGCGGGACGCTATTAATGAGGCTTTTGCACGAAACGAAGACGTTTTTATCGAAGAGAATCGGCTAGGATGTAGGGAAATAGAAGTTTCTTTTTTAGGAGATGGGGCAGGAGTTTTTTTCGTTGCAGGAATGCATGAGCGACGTGGAAGCGGAGGGTTTATTGATTACCAAGAAAAATATGGACTAGGTGGTAGACCTAGCGCTCAGATTGTATTTGATGTTGATCTTCCTGAAAATACACAAAAGCAGTTACTCGAGGCAGCAGAAAAAGTTTATCGTTTATTAGGGGGAAAAGGGTTCTGCCGTATTGATTTCTTTGTTGATGATGAAGGAAGTTTTTGGTTGTCAGAGATGAATCCTATTCCTGGAATGACAGGAGCAAGCCCTTTTCTTACAGCGTTTATTCGTAAGGGATGGAGTCATGAGCAGATTGCCCACCAACTGATCATAGATGGGCTACAGCGATTTGATCAACGCCAACGCTTGATATCGACTTCTTTTGTAGATCAAGCGTTCGCTGTGAGGTGA
- the murG gene encoding undecaprenyldiphospho-muramoylpentapeptide beta-N-acetylglucosaminyltransferase, with protein sequence MRKINKIVLAVGGTGGHIIPALAARETFIKESIEVLLLGKGLASFLGKDSDVRYCDIPAGSPFSLRINRMFSGARQLYQGYVAALQQIKDFSPDVAIGFGSYHSLPAMLASIRKRIPLFLHEQNIVPGKVNKLFARFAKGVGMSFAAAGEHFRCRAEEVFLPVREVAEKLVFPDASPVICVIGGSQGSQILNEIVPKALARIRANYSKLHVYHIIGPKGDFQAVARVYKEAGIEHTVTSFDNNILGVLQASDLMIGRSGATILNELLWVQVPAILIPYPGAYGHQEANAKFFTQTLGGGVMILQKYLTEESLSKQVLLALDPATSENRRKALLLAQQKKSFKSLYQFICESL encoded by the coding sequence ATGAGGAAAATCAACAAAATCGTATTGGCTGTGGGGGGAACAGGAGGACACATCATTCCCGCTTTAGCAGCAAGAGAGACATTTATTAAAGAGAGTATAGAAGTATTGCTTTTAGGGAAGGGACTAGCCTCTTTTTTAGGGAAGGATTCAGATGTAAGATATTGTGATATCCCGGCAGGATCTCCCTTTTCTTTGCGTATTAATCGTATGTTTTCTGGAGCACGACAATTGTATCAAGGCTATGTTGCAGCTCTTCAACAGATCAAGGATTTTTCTCCAGATGTAGCGATAGGTTTTGGAAGCTATCATTCTCTCCCTGCTATGCTTGCCTCTATTAGGAAGAGAATCCCTTTATTTCTTCATGAACAGAATATTGTACCTGGAAAAGTGAATAAGCTATTTGCTCGTTTTGCTAAAGGAGTGGGAATGTCATTTGCAGCAGCTGGTGAACATTTTCGCTGTCGAGCAGAAGAGGTTTTTCTTCCTGTAAGGGAGGTAGCTGAAAAATTGGTATTCCCTGACGCTTCTCCTGTTATTTGTGTAATTGGGGGATCTCAAGGATCGCAAATTTTGAATGAAATTGTGCCTAAAGCATTGGCTCGTATTCGAGCAAATTATTCAAAATTACATGTCTACCACATTATAGGCCCTAAAGGAGATTTTCAGGCGGTGGCACGTGTTTATAAGGAAGCTGGGATTGAGCATACGGTTACTTCCTTCGATAACAATATACTAGGCGTTTTGCAGGCAAGCGATCTAATGATTGGGCGATCTGGTGCGACGATTCTTAATGAGTTGTTATGGGTTCAAGTACCTGCTATCCTTATCCCTTATCCTGGGGCTTATGGACATCAAGAAGCTAATGCAAAATTTTTCACGCAAACCCTTGGTGGGGGGGTAATGATTTTGCAAAAGTATTTAACGGAAGAAAGTTTGAGTAAGCAGGTTTTGCTTGCTTTAGATCCTGCAACTAGTGAAAATAGGCGCAAGGCTTTATTGCTTGCTCAGCAGAAAAAATCTTTCAAATCACTATATCAGTTTATTTGTGAATCTCTATAG
- the ftsW gene encoding putative lipid II flippase FtsW has translation MKWCLISCLLGIFSLGLIMVFDTSSAEVLDRALSCSTHKALIRQITYLGLGLGVSSLVYVLGWKDFLKLSPLLLIVVGIALVIVLIPGLGVCRNGARRWLGVGQLTLQPSEFVKYLVPCVAIEYLTTRAAIRSSFKYFVAFVSVLFVPIFLIAIEPDNGSAAVIAFSLIPVFIVTAVKLRYWLVPLLCILCVGGTFAYRLPYVRNRLQVYLHPELDIKGKGHQPYQAKIAAGSGGMLGKGPGKGLQKLTYLPEAQNDYIAAIYAEEFGFIGMLLLILLYMGVIYSGYVIAMRASLLSGATLAISITVIIGMQAFINLGVVSGLLPSKGVNLPFFSQGGSSLIANMCGIGLLLRICDEENQQNRIGCGGNRRTHHSRFSSKRDIY, from the coding sequence ATGAAATGGTGCCTGATTTCCTGTTTATTAGGGATCTTTTCCCTCGGGTTGATTATGGTATTTGATACTTCTTCAGCAGAGGTTCTAGATCGCGCTTTATCATGTAGTACACATAAAGCGTTGATCCGGCAAATTACTTATCTAGGTCTGGGGTTGGGGGTTTCTTCATTAGTCTATGTCCTAGGATGGAAAGATTTTCTTAAATTGAGTCCATTGCTCCTTATTGTTGTAGGAATTGCTCTGGTAATAGTTCTGATTCCTGGTTTAGGAGTTTGTAGAAATGGGGCTAGACGTTGGTTAGGAGTAGGTCAGTTAACGCTACAGCCTTCTGAGTTTGTTAAATACTTAGTTCCTTGTGTTGCGATTGAATATTTAACTACAAGGGCTGCTATTCGGAGTAGTTTTAAGTACTTTGTTGCTTTCGTTTCCGTGCTGTTTGTTCCCATTTTTTTGATAGCTATTGAGCCAGATAATGGGTCGGCTGCAGTAATCGCTTTTTCATTGATCCCAGTGTTTATTGTAACTGCAGTAAAATTACGTTATTGGCTTGTTCCTCTACTTTGTATCCTTTGTGTTGGAGGTACTTTTGCTTATCGATTGCCTTACGTTCGGAATCGTTTACAAGTGTATTTACACCCGGAATTAGATATTAAAGGGAAAGGGCATCAGCCTTATCAAGCAAAGATTGCTGCAGGATCAGGAGGTATGTTGGGTAAAGGTCCGGGAAAAGGTTTGCAGAAATTGACATATCTTCCGGAAGCCCAAAATGATTATATTGCTGCTATCTATGCTGAGGAGTTTGGTTTTATTGGAATGCTTCTATTGATTCTTCTGTATATGGGGGTTATTTATAGCGGATATGTCATTGCTATGAGGGCATCCCTTTTATCAGGAGCTACTCTTGCCATTTCGATCACTGTGATCATTGGAATGCAAGCTTTTATTAATTTAGGAGTTGTGTCTGGTCTATTACCTAGCAAAGGGGTGAATTTACCATTTTTTAGTCAGGGAGGTTCTTCTTTAATTGCTAATATGTGTGGCATTGGATTGCTATTAAGGATATGTGATGAGGAAAATCAACAAAATCGTATTGGCTGTGGGGGGAACAGGAGGACACATCATTCCCGCTTTAGCAGCAAGAGAGACATTTATTAA
- a CDS encoding LysM peptidoglycan-binding domain-containing protein — protein MNRRNTMIIAAAVNAVLLVVLFVTARHSEQEIEYPQKISPIKILEPVPVVAKASPSPEKNPEVIAKPTQVVRNPVVSKAELAAQFTDKNLPSETDKKSLSPKEAPTVSKEISTSTIPEIPVVSTVAPDKPQEKEEFSTVIVKKGDVLERIARAHHTTVSVLMQFNDLSSTQLQIGQVLRVPKTSKVEQDIQVKTPNPEDYYVVKEGDSPWAIALSNGIRLDELLKLNGLDEQKARRLRPGDRLRIR, from the coding sequence ATGAATCGTAGAAACACGATGATTATAGCTGCTGCTGTGAATGCTGTGCTATTGGTAGTGCTATTTGTAACTGCACGGCATTCGGAGCAAGAGATCGAGTATCCACAAAAGATATCGCCTATTAAAATTTTAGAGCCGGTTCCTGTTGTTGCCAAGGCATCGCCAAGTCCGGAGAAGAATCCTGAGGTGATAGCGAAGCCTACTCAGGTTGTTAGAAATCCCGTAGTCTCTAAGGCAGAACTTGCTGCGCAATTCACAGATAAAAATCTACCTTCTGAGACCGATAAGAAGAGCCTCTCTCCTAAAGAAGCTCCTACTGTTTCCAAAGAGATCTCTACTTCTACTATTCCTGAAATTCCTGTTGTCAGTACCGTTGCTCCAGACAAACCTCAAGAGAAAGAAGAATTTTCTACAGTGATTGTTAAAAAAGGAGACGTTTTAGAGCGGATAGCCAGAGCACATCATACCACAGTTTCTGTTCTAATGCAGTTCAATGATTTGTCTTCGACGCAATTGCAGATAGGACAAGTTTTGCGTGTGCCAAAAACAAGTAAAGTAGAACAAGATATTCAAGTAAAAACCCCGAATCCTGAAGACTATTACGTTGTTAAGGAAGGAGATAGTCCTTGGGCTATTGCTTTGAGTAATGGGATTCGATTAGATGAGTTACTAAAGTTGAACGGGCTAGACGAGCAAAAGGCTCGTAGGTTGCGTCCAGGAGACAGATTACGAATTCGTTAG
- the murD gene encoding UDP-N-acetylmuramoyl-L-alanine--D-glutamate ligase, with product MGLKRAAVIGLGISGRSVARFLVQRGVYVLGVDSSSYAMQNCPHIHEKYSENADFPAQIDYVVRSPGVSKDHPWVKAARALQIPVMTDIQLAFQSEQFLEMKAFGITGTTGKTTTTLFLEHLLKKAGIPAFAMGNVGIPILDGMQNHGVRIVEISSFQLADQENHYPALSGGMILNVSNNHLDYHGNFSEYCRAKQNLALCMHEPGDVWVGDESFCGRVYVEEVQTFVRLLDKESALKPLYLHDKYNYCCAYLLAKAEFSIPASVFIEAVATFKKPPHRMEYLGKKRGVYYINDSKATTVGATEKALLGIGNRAIVILGGRSKGCAFSSLLPSLRKTAKCVIAMGECAQEIARDLEEFPVTVVGNLQEALLCAEEQAVPGDVVLLSPACASFDQFRSYEERGVMFKQLVGMEEVLL from the coding sequence ATGGGATTAAAACGTGCTGCTGTCATTGGATTAGGTATCTCAGGAAGATCGGTTGCGCGTTTTCTTGTTCAAAGGGGGGTGTATGTATTAGGCGTGGATAGTTCTAGTTACGCCATGCAAAATTGTCCTCATATTCATGAAAAATATTCAGAGAATGCAGATTTCCCTGCGCAAATAGATTATGTTGTCCGTTCTCCCGGTGTTTCCAAAGACCATCCGTGGGTAAAAGCAGCAAGAGCTCTGCAAATTCCTGTCATGACAGATATTCAGCTTGCTTTTCAAAGCGAACAATTTTTAGAAATGAAAGCTTTTGGAATTACAGGAACTACAGGAAAAACTACTACAACGCTGTTTCTAGAACATCTGTTAAAAAAAGCTGGGATTCCAGCTTTCGCTATGGGGAATGTAGGGATTCCGATCTTGGATGGCATGCAGAATCATGGGGTACGGATTGTAGAGATCAGTTCCTTTCAGCTTGCGGATCAAGAGAATCATTATCCAGCCTTATCAGGAGGTATGATTCTGAATGTCTCGAATAATCATTTAGATTACCATGGCAATTTTTCGGAATACTGTCGAGCAAAACAGAACCTAGCCTTATGCATGCATGAACCAGGAGATGTTTGGGTTGGAGATGAGAGCTTTTGTGGACGTGTTTACGTCGAAGAAGTTCAGACGTTCGTTCGTTTACTCGATAAAGAAAGTGCATTAAAACCATTGTACTTGCATGATAAGTACAACTACTGTTGTGCTTATCTCCTTGCTAAAGCAGAATTTTCGATACCGGCATCCGTTTTTATAGAGGCTGTAGCGACGTTTAAAAAGCCTCCGCATAGGATGGAGTATCTAGGAAAAAAGCGAGGCGTATATTATATCAATGATAGTAAGGCAACCACTGTAGGTGCTACGGAAAAAGCTCTTTTAGGCATAGGAAATCGTGCGATTGTTATTCTCGGAGGGAGAAGTAAGGGATGCGCCTTTTCCTCACTACTTCCTTCTTTGCGTAAGACTGCTAAGTGTGTGATTGCTATGGGGGAGTGTGCTCAGGAGATTGCTCGAGATCTTGAAGAATTTCCGGTAACAGTAGTTGGGAATTTACAAGAGGCTTTGCTATGTGCCGAAGAGCAAGCAGTGCCTGGAGATGTAGTTTTGTTGTCTCCAGCTTGCGCTAGTTTTGATCAATTCCGGAGCTATGAAGAGCGTGGGGTAATGTTTAAGCAGTTGGTTGGGATGGAAGAGGTTCTGTTATGA
- the mraY gene encoding phospho-N-acetylmuramoyl-pentapeptide-transferase produces MFSLLYALKAFFIGLLFSLVLTKPLIFWLKKRGVQDQIHKDYCETLVLLHKDKARIPTAGGLVFVCAVILVFLVLLPWDLWLTWFFVGVALLWGWLGWHDDQIKNQRKTGHGLSAKRKFLIQNGLAVGAVIPIMAAYKESFLLMQLPFIGGISLPNCWLSYLFCFTIATLAIVGTSNSVNLTDGLDGLAAGAMVMACLGMLVVTFASSAPWTLVCGVLLAALAGSCLGFLYYNRSPARIFMGDTGSLFLGGMLGISAVLLRAEFMLLFMGGIFVLESLSVIIQVGSCKLRKKRVFLCSPLHHHYEYKGMSEKAVVRNFWFVEFVCVVIGIVAVFWN; encoded by the coding sequence ATGTTCTCTCTATTATATGCTTTGAAAGCGTTTTTCATAGGACTGCTTTTTAGTCTCGTATTGACAAAACCTCTTATTTTTTGGTTAAAAAAACGAGGTGTACAAGACCAGATCCACAAAGATTATTGTGAAACATTGGTGTTACTACATAAGGATAAAGCTCGTATTCCCACAGCTGGTGGACTCGTTTTTGTTTGTGCAGTAATTCTTGTGTTTCTTGTTTTGTTACCTTGGGATCTTTGGTTGACATGGTTTTTTGTTGGGGTGGCTCTCCTATGGGGGTGGTTAGGTTGGCACGATGACCAAATCAAAAATCAACGTAAGACTGGTCATGGTTTATCTGCCAAACGCAAATTTTTGATACAAAATGGCTTGGCTGTAGGAGCTGTTATTCCTATCATGGCTGCCTATAAAGAAAGTTTTCTGCTTATGCAGCTTCCTTTTATTGGGGGAATATCTCTACCTAATTGTTGGTTGAGTTATCTCTTTTGTTTTACTATTGCAACACTTGCGATTGTTGGAACGAGTAACTCCGTTAATCTTACCGATGGATTAGATGGTCTTGCGGCAGGAGCTATGGTTATGGCTTGTTTAGGAATGCTTGTTGTTACTTTTGCAAGTAGTGCTCCATGGACTCTAGTTTGTGGTGTGCTTTTGGCTGCACTGGCAGGAAGTTGTTTGGGATTTTTATATTACAATCGATCTCCTGCTCGCATTTTTATGGGAGATACAGGATCTTTATTTTTAGGTGGGATGCTTGGGATCAGTGCCGTATTGCTACGAGCTGAGTTTATGTTGCTATTTATGGGAGGCATTTTTGTTCTTGAGTCTCTATCCGTTATTATACAGGTTGGGAGTTGTAAACTAAGAAAAAAAAGGGTTTTTCTTTGTTCCCCTCTACACCATCACTACGAGTATAAAGGGATGTCAGAAAAAGCTGTCGTGCGTAATTTTTGGTTCGTTGAGTTTGTCTGTGTTGTGATCGGGATCGTCGCAGTATTTTGGAATTAG